The DNA segment GGGTCCTCCACCGTGGCTCGTCGATCGCCGTACAACGTCAGCTCCGGCTCTTCGAGCGACGCCGCTCCAGCTTCCAGCGCTTTTCGATACGTCGCGTCGGCATCGCGAACGTAGAGATAGAAGAACGACGACGTCTCGCGCCGCACCTGCGCATTGCCGACCATTACCATCGAGTCGCCTATGCGCAGCTCGGCCGGGGCATCCTCGCGCACGCGCGGGCCCTCCACGGCACCGAACGCGTCCTTGAGAAAGGCGACCAACCTCTCCGGCTCCTCCACGAAGAGTCGCGGGGTGACCGTATGCCAACCTTCGGGAATCGGTTTTATCATCGTGCAACCTCCGACGAATCGACGTGCGCCCGGAGGGACTCGAACCCCCATCTTCGAGCTTAGAAGATATGCTGCGCTCTTCGCGGCGACCACCGGTGACGCTCTCGCCCTTATATGACAGGCCTTTGCGCTCGCGCACGCCTCTCTTGCTCTTTGCGCTTCGTCGTTTTACCACTCAAATCTCCACCCGTTTTCCGGTTTTTCGCCCCCGTGGTCTTAGTGGCACCGTCATCAACGTTCCAGGCATCGGCGACGATCGTTTCGCGAGCGCGAAATGCTTTGTCGTATATCCGTGCCGTTATGCCGGGGTGCGCGTGGCCGAGCATTCTCGAAACTGCTTCGAGTGGCGCACCGCGTTCGATACTGACCGATGCGAACGAGTGGCGGAGCGCGTGCCAAGTTATCTTTGGCAGCTTCGCCTTCTTCAAAGCCGGCGCCAACGTATCCGAGATAAGCTGCGTCCCATTTGGCGGTGCTCCCGTCGCCGTAACGAACACCCGACCGCGCCGAACGTCATGCCCTTCGCGCTCCATTCGGTCCCGATGCACTTCGAAAGCGTGCATTGTCTCTCGCGGCACCGAAATCCACCGATCGGAGCTCTCTGTCTTCGGCGATCCTTCATAGAAACGGCCC comes from the Candidatus Dormiibacterota bacterium genome and includes:
- a CDS encoding VOC family protein, yielding MIKPIPEGWHTVTPRLFVEEPERLVAFLKDAFGAVEGPRVREDAPAELRIGDSMVMVGNAQVRRETSSFFYLYVRDADATYRKALEAGAASLEEPELTLYGDRRATVEDPFGNVWQIATHVKDHERP
- a CDS encoding tyrosine-type recombinase/integrase encodes the protein GRFYEGSPKTESSDRWISVPRETMHAFEVHRDRMEREGHDVRRGRVFVTATGAPPNGTQLISDTLAPALKKAKLPKITWHALRHSFASVSIERGAPLEAVSRMLGHAHPGITARIYDKAFRARETIVADAWNVDDGATKTTGAKNRKTGGDLSGKTTKRKEQERRARAQRPVI